One genomic segment of Petrotoga olearia DSM 13574 includes these proteins:
- the rpsG gene encoding 30S ribosomal protein S7 has product MRRRTAEKRDIVPDPVYGDVLLSKFINRLMYDGKKSLAQEIVYSSLQKLAETTKEDPIEAFHKAIDNVKPLVEVRSRRVGGSTYQVPFEVPENRATSLAIRWIVTSAQSKKGRDMISKLSQELIDAYNNTGPSVKKKEDVHRMAEANRAFAHFRW; this is encoded by the coding sequence ATGAGAAGAAGAACTGCTGAAAAAAGAGACATAGTTCCAGATCCTGTTTATGGAGATGTTTTGCTTTCTAAATTTATAAATAGGTTGATGTATGATGGGAAAAAATCTTTAGCTCAAGAAATAGTGTATTCTTCTTTGCAAAAATTGGCTGAAACTACAAAAGAAGATCCCATAGAGGCTTTTCATAAAGCAATAGATAATGTTAAACCTTTAGTAGAAGTCAGATCAAGAAGGGTCGGAGGTTCAACATATCAAGTACCTTTTGAGGTACCTGAAAATAGAGCTACTTCTTTAGCTATAAGATGGATAGTTACTTCTGCGCAATCGAAAAAAGGCAGAGATATGATTAGCAAACTATCTCAAGAGTTGATAGACGCGTATAACAATACAGGACCTTCTGTGAAAAAGAAAGAAGATGTTCATAGGATGGCTGAAGCGAATAGAGCTTTTGCACATTTCAGATGGTAG
- the rpsL gene encoding 30S ribosomal protein S12 yields the protein MPTINQLIRYGRKSVKKKTKSPALRGNPQKRGVCVRVSTMTPKKPNSALRKIARVKLSNGIEVTCYIPGEGHNLQEHSNVLVRGGRVKDLPGVRYKIIRGTLDAAGVEGRKQGRSKYGTKKPKA from the coding sequence GTGCCAACGATTAATCAATTAATAAGATATGGAAGAAAATCTGTAAAGAAAAAGACCAAATCTCCTGCATTACGAGGTAACCCTCAAAAACGGGGTGTTTGTGTAAGAGTATCAACTATGACCCCGAAAAAGCCTAATTCAGCTTTAAGGAAGATTGCAAGGGTTAAACTATCGAATGGAATTGAAGTAACTTGTTATATACCAGGAGAAGGTCATAATCTGCAAGAACATTCTAACGTTTTGGTAAGAGGTGGAAGGGTAAAGGATTTGCCTGGCGTAAGGTATAAGATAATCAGAGGAACTTTGGACGCTGCTGGTGTTGAAGGTAGAAAACAAGGTAGAAGCAAATACGGTACCAAAAAACCAAAGGCTTAA
- a CDS encoding ATP-dependent helicase — MEKNKGNDFLFLGEKNTPKGVQGNTPNGVKERFPSFLENELDEEQKEAVIKSEGRSIIVAGPGSGKTRVITYKIAYLLNNGVEPENILLVTFTRAAAREMIERVKNVTNRNLDKMLAGTFHHVCNSILRKYATILDYKNNFSILDKEDSKDLLKMAKSEYIKEISDNYKLPKEEVIMKIISYSCNTLTSLREAILERAPYLLNFERDIEQIWGIYTQLKKDMNAMDYDDLLVNTLVLFKTHPEVLKKCSSQFKYVLVDEFQDTNKIQIELVEALSSVHGNLIVVGDDSQSIYSFRGALFKNIKDFIEDERTKVFKIQSNYRSTSDIVGFINHLMPSNSVPKVLKPKRKSYLKPFVVETFDDLEQADAVVKIIEDKLKEGLEYKDIAVLYRSHSLSMVLQQKLDSKGIPYRILSGLRFIETAHIKDILAFLKILNNPLDKISWMRVLKLFPGIGNKTATRIYEELETKINEEQDNISNILKETEINKFKTPLELLTKLFEKKESTPDELIDIVYQDFYQEYSFLTFTDSKSRNMDIERFSEIASRYDSVSAFIEDLTLSEEIGVMAPSRDKDENKLTLTTVHGAKGLEWKVVILISVNPGDFPNGLAIKEQKLEEEERLFYVAITRAKNELYILKQLTGTTNPYLKNSFYFVKKENDFIKKIPEEMVNLLRINYK, encoded by the coding sequence ATGGAGAAAAATAAGGGGAATGATTTCCTCTTTTTGGGAGAAAAAAACACCCCGAAGGGGGTTCAAGGGAACACCCCGAACGGGGTTAAGGAAAGGTTCCCCTCTTTTCTAGAAAACGAGTTAGATGAGGAACAAAAAGAAGCTGTTATAAAATCAGAAGGAAGATCGATAATAGTTGCAGGTCCAGGCTCTGGAAAAACTCGAGTAATAACCTATAAAATAGCGTATTTGTTAAATAATGGAGTCGAACCTGAAAATATTTTGCTAGTTACGTTCACTAGAGCTGCAGCAAGGGAAATGATCGAAAGAGTAAAGAATGTAACTAACAGAAATTTGGACAAAATGCTCGCGGGTACATTTCATCATGTGTGTAATTCTATTCTCAGAAAGTATGCCACAATTTTAGATTACAAAAATAATTTCAGCATTCTCGACAAAGAAGATTCAAAAGATTTATTGAAAATGGCTAAAAGTGAGTACATCAAAGAAATCAGTGATAATTACAAACTTCCCAAAGAAGAAGTAATAATGAAAATTATAAGTTATTCATGTAACACATTGACCTCTTTAAGAGAAGCCATACTTGAAAGGGCCCCCTATTTGTTGAATTTCGAAAGAGACATTGAACAAATCTGGGGTATATATACCCAATTAAAAAAAGATATGAACGCCATGGACTACGACGATCTATTAGTGAATACTTTAGTTTTATTCAAAACTCATCCAGAAGTACTAAAAAAGTGTTCAAGCCAATTTAAATACGTTTTAGTTGACGAATTTCAAGATACAAACAAAATTCAAATCGAATTGGTTGAAGCTCTATCCTCGGTTCATGGGAATTTGATAGTTGTTGGAGACGACTCCCAAAGCATATATTCATTCAGAGGGGCTTTATTTAAAAACATAAAAGATTTCATTGAAGATGAGAGAACAAAAGTTTTCAAAATACAAAGTAATTACAGAAGTACCTCTGATATAGTAGGCTTTATTAATCATCTAATGCCGTCTAACTCTGTTCCTAAAGTCCTCAAACCCAAAAGAAAAAGTTATTTAAAACCTTTTGTTGTGGAAACTTTTGACGATTTAGAACAAGCCGATGCCGTAGTCAAAATCATAGAAGATAAATTAAAAGAAGGTTTAGAGTACAAAGATATCGCAGTACTATATAGATCACATTCGTTATCAATGGTATTACAACAAAAATTGGATTCAAAAGGGATTCCTTACAGAATACTATCTGGGTTGAGATTCATCGAAACCGCCCATATTAAAGACATATTAGCTTTTTTAAAGATATTAAACAATCCTTTAGATAAGATTTCATGGATGAGAGTTTTAAAATTATTCCCTGGAATTGGTAACAAAACAGCAACCAGGATTTATGAAGAATTAGAAACCAAAATAAATGAAGAACAGGATAACATCTCAAATATATTGAAAGAAACTGAAATAAATAAATTCAAAACACCCCTTGAATTATTGACAAAACTTTTTGAAAAGAAAGAAAGTACTCCTGACGAGTTGATAGATATTGTTTATCAGGATTTCTACCAAGAATATTCTTTCTTAACCTTTACGGATTCTAAATCTAGAAACATGGATATTGAAAGATTTAGTGAAATTGCTAGTAGATACGATTCCGTAAGTGCTTTTATAGAAGATTTGACGCTTAGCGAAGAGATTGGGGTAATGGCTCCAAGCAGAGATAAAGATGAAAATAAGTTGACTTTGACAACGGTTCATGGGGCAAAAGGGTTGGAGTGGAAAGTAGTTATTCTCATATCTGTAAACCCAGGAGATTTTCCCAACGGACTTGCAATTAAGGAACAAAAATTAGAAGAAGAAGAAAGGCTCTTCTATGTTGCTATTACAAGGGCAAAGAATGAATTATACATTTTAAAACAATTAACTGGTACAACCAACCCTTATCTAAAAAATTCGTTTTATTTTGTTAAAAAAGAAAACGACTTTATCAAAAAAATTCCAGAGGAAATGGTCAATCTTTTGAGAATCAATTATAAATAA
- the rpoD gene encoding RNA polymerase sigma factor RpoD — protein MEKLKNKVDFSELIEEIEKIEIVDQDKIRVKRDKECYIEELEKGLENLVKIAKKKNNTITYQDIDECIPHNLSDVIDGNFLEKIYEKLESEGIEIIESSQEDQVQQEEEFFNEDLEELFQERESQIFDNSAVNEPIKIYLREIGGIKLLTPSRERQLAIRAKKGDKKAKDELVKANLRLVISIAKRYMGRGLTFLDLIQEGNIGLIRAVEKFDWKRGFKFSTYATWWVRQAITRAIADQARTIRIPVHLVETINRMNIVIRKHLQETGEYPTTEKLAELLDKPLEKMDEILLATKEIISVDAPISGSDDEDAYIGDFLEDSEADQPEEIAVRMILKEEIEKVLESLRPKEATVLKMRYGLLDGKMKTLEEVGSFFNVTRERIRQIEVKALRKLRHPSRSLQLKEISDMIEKKMYDI, from the coding sequence ATGGAAAAGCTTAAAAACAAGGTGGATTTTTCAGAATTAATAGAAGAAATTGAAAAAATAGAGATCGTTGATCAAGATAAAATCAGGGTTAAAAGAGACAAAGAATGTTATATAGAAGAACTTGAAAAAGGTTTGGAGAATCTCGTAAAAATAGCAAAAAAGAAAAATAATACCATAACTTATCAAGATATAGATGAATGTATACCTCATAATTTATCTGATGTAATTGACGGAAACTTTTTAGAAAAGATTTATGAAAAATTAGAATCCGAAGGAATAGAAATCATTGAATCTTCCCAAGAAGATCAGGTCCAACAGGAAGAAGAATTCTTTAATGAGGATTTGGAAGAGCTTTTTCAAGAAAGGGAATCACAGATATTTGATAACTCTGCTGTAAATGAACCCATAAAGATTTATTTAAGGGAAATAGGAGGGATCAAACTTTTAACCCCTTCAAGGGAAAGACAGCTTGCGATAAGAGCTAAAAAAGGCGACAAAAAAGCCAAAGACGAATTGGTGAAAGCAAATTTAAGATTGGTAATAAGTATAGCAAAAAGATATATGGGAAGAGGATTAACATTCTTAGATTTGATTCAAGAGGGGAATATTGGTTTAATTAGAGCTGTAGAAAAATTTGATTGGAAAAGAGGTTTTAAGTTCTCAACCTACGCTACTTGGTGGGTTAGGCAAGCAATAACAAGAGCTATAGCTGATCAAGCTAGGACAATTAGAATACCTGTTCATTTGGTTGAAACTATAAACAGGATGAATATAGTTATTAGAAAACATCTCCAAGAAACAGGCGAATACCCCACTACCGAAAAGTTAGCCGAATTACTGGATAAACCGTTGGAAAAAATGGATGAAATTTTATTGGCTACTAAAGAGATCATTTCCGTAGATGCTCCGATAAGTGGTTCTGATGACGAAGACGCCTATATTGGAGATTTTTTAGAAGACTCTGAAGCCGATCAACCAGAGGAAATTGCAGTAAGAATGATACTCAAAGAAGAAATCGAAAAAGTTCTGGAATCTTTAAGGCCAAAGGAAGCCACGGTGTTAAAAATGAGATATGGTTTACTTGATGGGAAAATGAAAACACTCGAAGAGGTTGGAAGCTTCTTCAATGTCACAAGAGAAAGAATAAGACAGATTGAAGTAAAAGCTCTAAGGAAGTTAAGGCATCCTTCCAGAAGCTTGCAATTAAAAGAAATAAGCGATATGATAGAAAAAAAGATGTATGATATATAA
- the fusA gene encoding elongation factor G produces the protein MKERLYPIEKIRNIGIVAHIDAGKTTTTERILFYTGTKHKLGNVDEGTTETDWMDQEKERGITITSAATSAFWKDHRINIIDTPGHVDFTVEVERSLRVLDGAIAVFDAQVGVEPQSETVWRQADRYQVPRIAFMNKMDKIGANFFNAIQTMKDKLGANPIALQVPIGSESDFEGVVDLLTMEALYWKDENGQTIERTSIPDDLIDFCESKREDLIATIAEVDEDIMELYIEEEEIPVDKLKEAIRKSTIQNKIVPVLCGSSFKNKGVQPLLDSVIDYLPSPLDMPPVKAFDGMTGEFVKDVLPSESEDFFALAFKIMADPFIGKLTFARVYSGTLKKGSYVVNTTKNKTERVARLVFLHADKREEVDYIRAGDIVGLIGLKDTSTGDTLSDKECNMVLEKLEFPEPVISVSIEPETKDDEAKLGKALNALTEEDPSLRSFVDHETGETILSGMGELHLDIIIERIKREYKVNVKVGQPRVAYKETIKLPAEAEGKYIRQTGGRGQYGHVKLRVEPLPLNSEKEFEFVDKIVGGVIPKEYIPAIENGVKESMLDGVLLGYPMVAVKVEVFDGSYHEVDSSEMAFKIAASMAFKDAVKKAKPVLLEPVMKVDVTTPEEYMGDIIADLSSRRGRIESFENVGGTNIRVVHAYVPLSELFGYATIMRSLSQGRATSSIQFSHYEEVPEQVTQKLLSRE, from the coding sequence TTGAAAGAAAGATTATACCCCATAGAAAAAATAAGAAATATAGGAATAGTTGCCCATATAGATGCAGGAAAAACAACTACTACCGAAAGAATTTTATTTTATACGGGGACAAAACACAAATTGGGAAATGTTGATGAAGGTACAACCGAAACAGATTGGATGGATCAAGAAAAAGAAAGAGGTATTACCATAACCTCGGCGGCAACTTCTGCCTTTTGGAAGGATCATAGGATAAATATAATTGATACACCAGGCCACGTTGATTTTACAGTTGAGGTTGAAAGATCATTACGTGTTTTAGATGGTGCTATTGCCGTTTTTGACGCTCAAGTTGGGGTTGAACCACAATCTGAAACAGTCTGGAGGCAAGCTGACAGATACCAAGTGCCAAGAATTGCCTTTATGAATAAAATGGATAAAATTGGGGCAAATTTTTTTAACGCTATACAAACAATGAAAGATAAGTTGGGGGCAAATCCTATAGCTTTACAAGTACCAATAGGTTCTGAGTCGGATTTTGAAGGCGTAGTTGATTTGCTAACGATGGAGGCACTATATTGGAAAGATGAAAATGGTCAAACAATTGAAAGAACTAGTATTCCAGATGATTTAATAGATTTTTGTGAATCGAAGAGAGAGGATTTAATTGCCACAATTGCAGAAGTTGATGAAGACATAATGGAACTTTATATAGAAGAAGAAGAAATTCCTGTGGATAAATTAAAAGAAGCGATAAGAAAATCAACCATTCAAAATAAAATAGTGCCCGTCCTTTGTGGGAGCTCCTTTAAAAACAAAGGTGTTCAACCATTATTGGATTCAGTTATTGATTATCTTCCTTCTCCTTTAGATATGCCTCCTGTTAAAGCATTCGATGGAATGACGGGAGAGTTTGTAAAAGACGTTCTTCCCTCCGAAAGCGAAGATTTTTTCGCCTTAGCTTTTAAGATTATGGCTGACCCGTTTATTGGTAAGTTAACTTTTGCCAGAGTCTATTCAGGAACTTTAAAGAAGGGTAGTTATGTAGTCAATACCACAAAAAATAAAACAGAAAGGGTAGCTAGACTTGTTTTTCTTCACGCTGACAAAAGGGAAGAAGTTGATTACATAAGGGCTGGAGACATTGTTGGATTAATTGGTTTAAAGGATACTTCTACTGGGGATACACTCTCAGATAAAGAATGTAACATGGTTTTAGAAAAACTGGAGTTCCCAGAACCCGTTATTTCGGTTTCCATTGAACCTGAAACCAAAGATGATGAAGCCAAATTGGGGAAAGCTCTTAATGCTTTAACAGAGGAAGACCCAAGTTTAAGAAGTTTTGTTGATCATGAAACCGGAGAAACTATATTATCCGGAATGGGAGAATTGCACTTAGATATTATCATTGAGAGAATTAAAAGAGAATACAAGGTGAACGTTAAAGTAGGCCAACCGCGTGTGGCATACAAAGAAACGATCAAACTCCCAGCCGAAGCTGAAGGAAAATATATCAGGCAAACGGGAGGGCGAGGACAGTATGGGCATGTTAAACTTAGAGTTGAACCGTTGCCTCTGAATAGTGAAAAAGAATTCGAATTTGTGGATAAAATAGTAGGAGGAGTCATACCAAAAGAGTATATACCAGCCATAGAGAATGGTGTAAAAGAAAGTATGCTCGATGGTGTCTTATTAGGATATCCAATGGTTGCTGTGAAAGTGGAAGTTTTTGACGGTTCCTACCATGAAGTTGACTCTTCAGAAATGGCCTTTAAAATAGCTGCATCTATGGCTTTTAAAGATGCTGTTAAAAAAGCCAAACCAGTTTTGTTAGAGCCTGTCATGAAAGTTGACGTTACAACTCCTGAAGAATATATGGGGGATATAATTGCAGATTTAAGCTCAAGAAGAGGAAGAATAGAAAGTTTTGAAAACGTTGGAGGAACGAACATCAGAGTAGTACATGCTTATGTTCCGTTATCAGAACTATTTGGATACGCCACCATAATGAGATCTCTTTCGCAAGGAAGAGCAACCAGTTCGATTCAATTTTCTCATTATGAAGAAGTTCCTGAGCAAGTAACTCAAAAACTTTTAAGTAGGGAATAA